One Haloimpatiens massiliensis genomic window, GAAAATAAAATAGCTTGGGCTAGTTTTGATAGTAGTAAAAAATTTAAAGAGCTTAGTGATGCTAGTATTGCTGAAATTTATAATATAGATGAAATAGATACAAGAATTTTAAATGGAGATGGAGCATCATGGATAAAACAAAGTTTAGGAGAAGAAGGTGTGTATTTTCAACTAGATCCATTTCATAGAAGTCAGGCTATAATAAGAGCCATACAAGATAAAAAAGAAGCTCATAAATTAATAAAAATGTTAAATGAAGGAAAAGTAGAAGAAAGCTTTGAGTATATAACAAATCTAATGATTAAGTATAGTGACGATGAAAATAAATTTAAGAAATTAGAAAAGCTATACATGTATTTTTTTGATAACAAGATAGGATTAAAGCCATATAAGCTAAGGAAAGAAATTAAAATGCCGAAGGCGCCGGAAGGATTAGAATACAGAAATTTAGGCACAATGGAGCATAATATCTGTGATGTATTAGCTCAAAGAATGAAAGGAAGAAAAATGAGTTGGTCAATTAGAGGTGCTAATAATTTAGCTAAAATACTAGCTGAAAAGGCAAGTAGAAGAATATACAATGTAGTAAATGAAATGTGTTCTAGTGTTATTTCAGATGATGAGCTAGAAAAAATAACAGAAATGATTACATTAACAGCAGCTGATGTAAATAAGAAAGTTGGTAAAGGCAAAGTATACCCAATACACCAAGGGAAGATGCCATTTACAGGCTGCGCCAATACAAATGGTCGCAAGGCAATAAGAGCCTTAGTTGAAAATA contains:
- a CDS encoding ISLre2 family transposase, which encodes MGDIMYIISLNDKAITFNDLEKKIYKYACEEACRFMKKVLTHLDRRLLDERDTKVYRNKGFKHTCLKTIMGNIEFDRRIYEYKTDDGKIAYKFLLDEYLQMDTIGHISTTLVEKMVDNVTNVSYRNTAKNIKELTNQEISHTAVWNVVQKLGSKIEEKEERKILLNKIGKLNGKKEVEVLFQEMDGIWLSIQGKDRPKGKKSKKKELKLGVSYEGWKKRNGSKDAYVVENKIAWASFDSSKKFKELSDASIAEIYNIDEIDTRILNGDGASWIKQSLGEEGVYFQLDPFHRSQAIIRAIQDKKEAHKLIKMLNEGKVEESFEYITNLMIKYSDDENKFKKLEKLYMYFFDNKIGLKPYKLRKEIKMPKAPEGLEYRNLGTMEHNICDVLAQRMKGRKMSWSIRGANNLAKILAEKASRRIYNVVNEMCSSVISDDELEKITEMITLTAADVNKKVGKGKVYPIHQGKMPFTGCANTNGRKAIRALVENKGFNDLGFI